GATGTCCTCACCCATTTTTCTCTGATTCGTCTCTTCATTCAGGGAGAGCATGTCTCCTTTTGACTCGATGGTGTTGCAGCTGATAAAGCCGGACCTGCTGGACCAGGAAATAGAGAATCCCCTCAGTGCCACCTCCAGCACCCCGGCCCTCCATCGACCACAACTCCAGGTACACTCTTTACATGTTGCTTTTATTGTTGCATCCTTTGGCTTCAGCATTCAAATTTTAAAACATAGTTATCTTAACTTGTTGATGTAAAAGGTTTGAATAAATAAGCGTCCATTGGACTCTTACAGAGGTCATTTTATGCCCTTTtatgggttcatatatttaatttatgtgcCTACTAAAGTACGTTCACAATCGCTAATGTTCaaaaaacgtgtttgttttcatgtactgctcctccttgctccctctccgctctgagtctgtcagctacgctctgttgtgCCCACACTGcaagaccccacgtgggccaagtctgctctgattggtcggcctgtcggctctgctgtaattggtcagttgctcagcacggttctcggaaatgtcacgcccctttcaCCATATTGGGAAGTCATTCATTAGTTTCCCCCttccttttttaactttcattgacaaactttgggtTTCActgcaacgagagtgagtgctgtcagatggggccccttagggaggtctgctactgtcattgcaaaatttgaacattttgggccactgctttggtttaaagtttgttagccctcaggggccccccttactggtctggggccccaagcagtttgCCTGCCCCCTGGAAACATCATGTGTATATAGTTACTGCAGTTTTaaagtgtgttgttttcttctttgtgtaattcagtttcaatttgttttttgagattttaaatgatgttttaaaaaaaaaaaaaacccaatctcttcttctcttgggACAATGCTGTAaaaagtgcacacacaaacacagacacacccacacacatcaTAAAGAACCAGTACATGTATGACAAGAAGAACAAGGTAAATCCCCGTCCAGCCCTGTCTCTGGGTGTGTCAGGTGTTGGCAGGTAAATCAGAATCACTGACACTCCTGAGGCCAGAACTGGTTGATAAATTCTTTATTTGATCCCTCTTCTGCTCCACTAGCGACGGCAGGCTAAATAACAGAGCTTCACTTACACAGCCTCCAAAGACACTTCCTTCATATTTTAACATCTTAAGACCCACAAGCACTTTATGTATAAATAGATTTATTCTAAAGGCTAACAACAGGATGTACAGAACTGTTACATCGTCTATTTATTTCAAAGCAAAATGAACTATAGTGATGTGATGAATATTGATATCCTTAAATCAAATCTGAATTTCTAAACTACGAGACATCTCACACATTATACACCAGCTGAAGTGAAAGTTAAACTTATCACAGTATATATTATGATGTCAAATTTCACACTTAAGTATAGTCTATtcatttatgtatatatataatacataatGTAGTGAGTATAAATAATGAGTTTGCAATGGTTTTCAAATAGGATCTGAACTCAGTTTAAATGGAAACAATGTAAAGAGTGATATTATATTTGGTCCAACACATGAAAAATgcagaaacagtaaaaaaaaagctataaagGACGGATGCTTTTATGAGATCACAGTGAACCACCAACCGGCAACCTccagaaaaataaagccaatgctgaagtgcaaaatcctgcaggtgctcgagtgtccgcttgaggctgactccaggaagtcacatacacacaacaggcaaaaaagccatttttgcagcagaaataaaaaaaaataaaaaaaataaacaggtctgattagggATTGTCATTACTGGCACACACAGTACAGggggttattttttaaataactgctCCATTTTGATCTTGAAAACGagacgtgttatccatagttaggcgtggagctgacatgattgacaggtgggcgtggtttaacggtttgtcaagaggcttaaaacccacctcagcttcagctctcaaCCTGTCAacaggttgactgaaagttagactgagacaggatttccagccgGCAgaaacagatggctgacatcactcagacttcatccattaatatttacagtccactGTTTGTGACCCACACATTGCTTCTGAAGAGTATTAATGATGCTGCGCTTTTGTCAAATCCAAACGGTTGAGATTTGTGGACAAAGTATACTGAAATGTTATTCAAACAGCAGATTAAAAGTGGTGTAGGGAGTTTAAGAGCCTTTCtttgacttaaaaacaaactgagggACATGAGGGAAATAAAtgcaattcaattaaaaaaaactgtatttgtccagggggggaaattaaaaaatgtagaagggagaagattttcttttataacaaattataaaaagttaaaatgttgagaaaaagtTGAAGGTTAAGTTTCATTTCCAGGTTCAGGCTCAAATCATTTGGGATCAATTCTTCTCTgatatttagcattttattctcatttttGATTCTCTCCTACTTATTTGACATGTCTTAAGGTGAAGTTTTGACTTgattataaacatttaaaatatattcaataTGCTGAATGTGAGAAGATCTCTCCTATAATTAGTTTAAGCCTGTTACTGCGCAGTAGGTTCTAATAGAACCCTAAAGTACTAGGTATGTGGGTCTTGGCGGCTGCTGTAGAAATACACTCTATGTGCTCCATCCTCGCCACCTGAGGCACAAAAACAGGAACGTTTTATATATTCTGTTGGAACACAGAATGTGCAGATATTTAAGGTGTGAGGTGATACCCTCACCTGAATGGCAGATAAAGTTGAGGTGCTCCTCACACGGCCTGTCTTTCCACAGGAAGCTGTCTCCTCTGGCTACAGCTCCACAGGCGTGACTCACACGTTGGGGGGCAGAATCGTACTGCCATTTGGTAAAATCCATGGCTTCACCGGACATCCAGAACCAGCTGTCCCCCATTATCTGTCTGCCCAATCAAATGAACAGGTTTACACATTAAAGGTGCTGGCATGTTAAGGTCCCTTATGCTTTGTTCAGTCTCCAACACATCCTGGCATTTCAGAAGGTCTAACaagaaaatgtgatgaaaaaaaaaaaaaaaaggaaaactgtgGCTTGTAATTTTATGTTAGCGACAAAtagatttcagtttgtttctaaggttattttttttaaagattttttaggGTGTGGCTTCACTGAGAGCTGTTTTCAATGCATCGAAGCACGTCCATGCAAATAtggcacaaaaacaaaggaCACGCTACATTTGACTGGACGACCTGTGTCTTTTGAGTAAACAGAATTCATCAGCAACATTTAAATGGATTAAGCCCTCTGATTTGGTTGAGGGAGAGAGCAGGAATCTGCCATTTGAGTCTTCATCAGGACCATAGACTTCAGTCAAAAGTGCTTCTTCCTATCTCTTTCAACCTCCAATCTTTGTGTTGAAAGGTTTCTTCCATGCAAACGTTTCTGCACTTAGAATAATAGACTGTGTTGTTgcaaacttaaaggtcacatattctcctccttttccgaccagtttaaataagtctcagaggtctcaAAAAACATGCCTGTGAAGTttctcagaacaggctgtttcagtgtctgtagctttaaatgcaaatgagcacTTTATCCAGGTTTGTTTTGAAACTCCCAAAGCCTACCACCTgtaccaccaacctgccaagggactacagGTGGAATTAAGTCCATGGCTACAACCGGgtatacagtatttacatgttaatgttcattaatgtgcactgtccctattttgaaataaataaataaaacagtgtttgaccacgccccctctctgtaAGGCCTCGATTGTCTTGGCCTCTCCCGCTCCATGCCCagttgtttacggtgagaaggcggactcagagggcagaacaaacgccgagctgtgggagtgtcacccacctggggaaggggttactgccctttgtgatgtcatgaagccacaatatgtgacctttacattATATCAGAGTactataaacaaacaaatatttaaaaaagggaccTATACAGATGGTAAttcttcaaaaacattttaaattataagattTAAACACTTGAAATTTTGAAGATGAAAATCCAACGGTCACATTTTATACAGCCCCCATGGACAGCCGTACCTGCGCAACCCCAGCCAGACATGATCTGTGAGCAGGAAAGAACCTCGGCTCAGCAGCTGCTCCACCTCGCTCTGCTCCTCTCGGCTGAGAATGCTCAGCAGGTCCCAGTGATGACGTCTGCAGTAGAGGAGAGCATCGGACCAGCAAAGCCGCTCACCCACCACCGTCACATTCCTGCCGTTCAACAGCATGCTCTCAgtcgcaggaggaggaggagcggtgTCTGCTGGCCAAAAACATacttgaaatacattttaaaacaggcttGTTTTGATGATTAATTTCCTCGGGAAGTTTTAGTCAATGATGAAATGCTGACAACTGACAGCCAAAATTTGGGATTGGATCCAAAATGTCCCTGAAATGCTTTTACACTAACATTTTGTCTGATGCAATGAACCCTGAAGCCATtgaaaataaccttttttttgtgtatctGGCCAACCCCTTTTGGATAGAACACATCTTGTCTCTTtgccaggggcgtgtccaaaggggtggcatgggcccccacTAGAAAgttgattggccaccccaaaacaATGAATTGGCTATATGCCATGTCAGAGGcgggatataaaaaataatatgctGAACCGCCATGTtcacctatgtgtgtgtttattcactGCTGTGCTAGCTTACTCTCAGTTAACTTCTTTCACAATCAGAAGGTAGCGAGAGAGAACTCCAATGATCCCCAGCTAGCCTCGAAGTCATcgtttgttattgttgtattgattgagaggaatctacatattgagtcttcaaataatcaggtctttttttatatcatgGACAAAAAGGGGAAGCAACATACCTGCCAAAGAAGCATACACTTCCACTTCACAGAGTGACAAAATCCTTTTCTGTCCCGGTAAGATCACAACCACGTAGCGACCTTCCATGTCTCCACAATGGAAGGTGTGTGTTAATGTACCTTCAACCGATGAGATAGTACCACATCTAATGGAGGAAGATGATGGAAATATTTCTCAGATTATATACAAAACTAAGAATTTCCATCACCAGTGGTGCTGCTAAGGCTTTCTAATGGCTGCTTGAGCGGAATTTAAGGAATGATAGTTCTATCGTGCTGCTAGACTGAAGCTGAAGAATGATTTCTTTAAGAGATAAGTCTGACTTACCTGGGGTTTTGGGTGACCTCGGTTGACGAAGAGTTCCCAATCAGGATCTCTGCCCCAATGAGCCTTTTAGGACAACAGTCTGGCCTGTTGAAGATAGTAACAGCACGAACCCTGTGCACAGCTAACAAGTCCAATTTCCACCAAGGAGAGGACTGGTTTGCAGTATGTGAACATAATCCAGTCATATCCCCATTTATAACATTGACTGCATGTACATTGTTCGCGTAAAGGGATGACTGCGTTGCTTGTCCGTTTGGGGCCACGTTTGCGAGAGGGTCCACTAAAGtgagaaaagacaagaaaaagaggAATGAACTATTATCAGAATTTttgaaacaaaccaaaaaaaacaaggcaaagTCAGTGACAGTTGTACCTGCATACACCTCCACTTCACACAGAGTGAGAATCTTCTTCGGTCCAGGGATAATGACGTTGACAAAGCGACCCATCACGCTGCCTCCCTCGCAGTAAAATGTGACCGTTTTACCCGCCCCGATGTGGGAGATGGAAGCACACCTGACAGTGGAAAAGAGTCAAAAGTCAGTAGGTTTTGGTCAACTTACAGActtttcattcaaacacaacatCAGAGTCATGAATGGCTCAAAGAAACTCCAGGAGAGTCACAGCTCATCTCAAAAAGTACCAGCCAATGAatatgctgcattttggacaCACTGCAAATGTCCATTTTCAGAATCCCATGATGGAAATGCCGTCATTCAAAGCTATatgagatgaagaaaaacacaaacgctTGGAACAGAAAGTAGCACTGGTGCAACCTTCTTCAGTGCGGCAAACGCCGGTGACGACAAACTTAAACGGGCTGCTAAGGAAGGCACCTTGTGTGACCAGTGTAGGTCGATACATGTGGGTACAGTTCAATTAAAGTATCCTGATATGGAGGTTTCGACCATCACCCTAGCCATAGCAATAGTTATGCTAGATTGCTATCATGTTCCATATGATATGGCCTGGCTAACTGCATAAcagcaaaatgaatgaataaataagtaGCATCAAGCTTtccaaaaatatgaattaaagaCACAGTAAACCCTTTCCTTGATGTAACCAAGTGAAATGGATGAAAACATCAACGAAGTGAGTTTCAAGACAAACATGACTGCACGTGGTTGATTCTAGAAGTTTGCGGATGAATCCTGGCGTTTGGTGAAGACTTCAAAGTCATGTAAAGTTTGCAGGGATTGGTTGAATTTTGCGAAGTTGACAACATTATAACTCCCCTTGAGGGAGTTCATTCCTGTCTTAACTTTTCCCATGAGCACTGAAGAATGTTTAACATAATCGCTGCAGAGAAATATCTGAACTTTTACAAGTTCTCCTGAATAATACACCTTGCTGGGCGATTAGTGATAGAGCAGCTTCTATTTTGGTTTCTGGCTATGCACAAAGAAAGTTATATATGCTAGATAAAAGAATATATTAGTCTGAtagtgattaaaaaatgaaattgacATTGATGCTGAATGCTCCCTTATTATGGTTTTTACTTGGGGTTGTCATTTCCGTTGTTCTCTGCCGAGTTCCCGATTCGGATCTCGGCTCCATCCAGCCTCTGAGCGCAGCAGTCTCTTCTATTGGTTACTTGGACAGATGTGACTGCGTGTGTTTCTCGTAGGTCCAACCTCCACCATGGGTTTGTCTCTTCCAAGGTGTGGGTACAAAACCCGTCACCGTAGTTGGAATCGCGTCGCCCATCGATGGCCTTGGACGCAGAACTAGAACCACTAGCTGTTGAGGACTGGAATGCTTTGCCTCTTAGAGCCAGATTGGGTACATGATTTCCttgaaacaaagaaagacagacatcCTTCTTTACAATGATTCATCAAGTGCATACAAGTTTAAACAAGTGCTAATTGCAACAGGCAATCACTAATTGGATGGAGGAGAAGGTGGACttaaaaaacgtaaaaaaaacaaaacaaaataaattgctCATAAATGATTGGTTTATTCTCAAAAATGTGTCATGAGAGTTCACAGTGACATTGATCTCAGACGTATTCACAAACTCAGTCTTATCAGACTCAATCTTTGAGTTGAAATCCACAAATTGCCTAAATTTGATGAAATGTCACCAAGGCGTCACTGAGATTCAAAGTTCAAGAGAATGGGACTGATGATAGACAATTTGTGAGGCAGAATGCCTCCTGGATCCTGTCACAGGTCTCATTGGCCCAAAAGCAGAAGTCTCAAGACTGAAAAAATGTGAACCAAAAACACTAGGCCCATACAGGTTGATTTTCGTCAACTCGGGTAAATAACAACTCTCAAACTTATTCAACCTTAAAAACAGTGAGAtttacgacggaggattagggccatgttaaattttttttattttttttatttcaagattaaacatgtaaatttaggactttattcttgtaaatttacaactttattctcgtaaatttgggactttattcttgtaaatttactaCATTATTCTTGCAAATTTActactttattcttgtaaatttacaactttattctcgtaaattt
This portion of the Labrus bergylta chromosome 22, fLabBer1.1, whole genome shotgun sequence genome encodes:
- the LOC110005991 gene encoding uncharacterized protein gives rise to the protein MNGSQYIWILNGISLMMTSGALAGVLMQNVALSRTADQSSSHPDGPARNAVDGNRDPNFAKGSCSLTHQESNPWWRVDLQNVYTVTAVMITNRNEFENRLDGAEIWIGNSLEDNGAKKSRCAIISHIPKGRTFYFPCSSTEGRYVTVFLPGTKKILSLCDVQVFPLDYADGNHVPNLALRGKAFQSSTASGSSSASKAIDGRRDSNYGDGFCTHTLEETNPWWRLDLRETHAVTSVQVTNRRDCCAQRLDGAEIRIGNSAENNGNDNPKCASISHIGAGKTVTFYCEGGSVMGRFVNVIIPGPKKILTLCEVEVYAVDPLANVAPNGQATQSSLYANNVHAVNVINGDMTGLCSHTANQSSPWWKLDLLAVHRVRAVTIFNRPDCCPKRLIGAEILIGNSSSTEVTQNPRCGTISSVEGTLTHTFHCGDMEGRYVVVILPGQKRILSLCEVEVYASLADTAPPPPATESMLLNGRNVTVVGERLCWSDALLYCRRHHWDLLSILSREEQSEVEQLLSRGSFLLTDHVWLGLRRQIMGDSWFWMSGEAMDFTKWQYDSAPQRVSHACGAVARGDSFLWKDRPCEEHLNFICHSGGEDGAHRVYFYSSRQDPHT